In Halarcobacter bivalviorum, a genomic segment contains:
- a CDS encoding AEC family transporter: MNIFFIILGKIAPLYLNIGIGYLLARYFKIKREQIAFLLVYILGPIVIFFAVLSIEINMQLVFLPLFIFIFGSTIAFYILKKYKNEWNDASVNTLAFTCGTGNTGYFGIPLAMILLEPSVANIFIFGTLASLLYENTTGFYVTAKGSFTARQSIMKVLKLPLLYAFIAGLSFNLVGFRTPEIIVPYFENLKWAYGILGMMMLGMGMKGFNLEADFDKKYIKISYFFKFIFWPAVVLAIIFVDKTFINFLNEEIYKVMFLFSIVPLAGNTVTLAVLLKAKPEKASFTVLLSTIVSVVYIPIMLAIYGGF, translated from the coding sequence ATGAATATATTTTTTATTATTTTAGGAAAAATTGCACCCTTATATTTAAATATAGGAATTGGATATCTTTTAGCTAGATATTTTAAAATCAAAAGAGAACAAATCGCTTTTTTATTAGTTTATATTTTAGGACCTATAGTAATCTTTTTTGCAGTTTTATCAATTGAAATTAATATGCAATTGGTATTTTTACCTCTTTTTATTTTTATCTTTGGAAGTACGATTGCTTTTTATATTTTGAAAAAATATAAAAATGAGTGGAATGATGCAAGTGTAAATACTTTAGCTTTTACTTGTGGGACAGGAAATACTGGCTATTTTGGTATTCCCTTAGCTATGATTTTATTAGAACCAAGTGTTGCAAATATCTTTATTTTTGGTACATTAGCTTCACTTTTATATGAGAATACAACAGGTTTTTATGTTACTGCAAAGGGAAGTTTTACAGCAAGACAATCTATAATGAAGGTATTAAAACTACCACTTCTTTATGCTTTTATTGCAGGACTTTCATTTAACCTTGTAGGATTTAGAACTCCTGAGATTATTGTTCCTTATTTTGAGAATTTAAAGTGGGCATATGGGATTTTAGGAATGATGATGTTAGGTATGGGAATGAAAGGCTTTAATTTAGAAGCAGATTTTGATAAAAAATATATAAAAATCTCATACTTCTTTAAATTTATTTTTTGGCCAGCAGTTGTTTTAGCAATAATTTTTGTAGATAAAACATTTATCAATTTTTTAAATGAAGAGATTTATAAAGTTATGTTTTTGTTTTCAATTGTACCACTTGCAGGAAATACTGTAACTTTAGCTGTATTACTAAAAGCAAAACCTGAAAAGGCTTCATTTACAGTACTTTTATCAACAATAGTTTCTGTTGTTTATATTCCAATAATGTTAGCCATTTATGGAGGCTTTTAA
- a CDS encoding tellurium resistance protein TerC: protein MQRFSGSLIFSSFLITIFAYFFNNEYIFLAGILAWFALITLFKNVNGKSLLYKLLALSFIAFSYSFFSGFEIDYIKVFSVNQYLLTLLIGVGFLRLIATPKAKNVKSLPSGKKSFFKTYLGVHLFGSVINLSSLIIVADKLYEKSKLTNLQVITLTRAFSSDAYWSPFFVAFAAAITYAPKLSSSIILMMGIILAFIAFLVTFFEIKNEPSLDEFKGYPIEFETLYLPFLLAILVLVTNYIFPSVKVILLISIFSLLLTFFILPLKYKVKKSKEMLIAHITFELPKMKNEIALFLIAGMFGVSISSVLLGMNLSLPIEQLNGLYASILLFILIALSFVGIHPIISIAVLGNWVDQLNHTLLAATFLMSWATAVSTSPFSGLNLTMQARYELKAKEVFKINLPYAIKMYFICVIMLFALSNYLGL from the coding sequence GTGCAAAGATTTTCAGGAAGTTTAATATTTTCTTCTTTTCTTATAACTATTTTTGCTTATTTTTTTAATAATGAGTATATATTCTTAGCTGGTATATTGGCTTGGTTTGCTCTTATAACTCTATTTAAAAATGTAAATGGTAAATCTCTTTTATATAAACTCTTAGCTTTAAGTTTTATTGCTTTTTCTTACTCTTTTTTTAGTGGCTTTGAAATAGATTATATAAAGGTTTTCAGTGTAAACCAATATCTATTAACACTACTAATTGGAGTGGGCTTTTTAAGATTGATTGCTACCCCTAAAGCCAAAAATGTTAAGTCTTTACCAAGTGGAAAAAAGAGCTTTTTTAAAACCTATTTAGGAGTACATCTTTTTGGTTCTGTGATTAATCTTTCTTCTTTGATTATTGTTGCAGATAAACTATATGAAAAATCAAAATTAACAAATTTACAAGTAATTACACTTACACGAGCTTTCTCTTCTGATGCTTATTGGTCTCCATTTTTTGTAGCCTTTGCAGCAGCAATTACTTATGCTCCTAAACTATCCTCTTCAATAATATTAATGATGGGGATTATTTTAGCTTTTATTGCTTTTCTTGTAACTTTCTTTGAAATTAAAAATGAACCAAGTTTAGATGAATTTAAAGGTTACCCAATAGAGTTTGAAACACTATATTTACCCTTTTTATTAGCTATTTTAGTATTAGTTACAAACTACATTTTTCCAAGTGTGAAAGTGATTTTACTTATCTCTATTTTCTCTTTACTACTTACTTTTTTTATTTTACCTCTTAAATACAAAGTGAAAAAAAGTAAAGAGATGTTAATTGCTCATATAACTTTTGAACTTCCAAAAATGAAAAATGAGATAGCACTATTTTTAATTGCTGGTATGTTTGGAGTTAGTATCAGTTCTGTATTATTAGGAATGAATTTATCTTTGCCAATTGAACAGTTAAATGGCTTATATGCTTCAATCTTATTGTTTATTTTAATCGCTCTTTCATTTGTAGGAATTCATCCTATTATTTCAATTGCTGTTTTAGGTAATTGGGTTGACCAGTTAAATCATACTCTTTTAGCAGCTACTTTTTTAATGTCTTGGGCAACAGCAGTTTCTACTTCTCCTTTTAGTGGTTTAAACCTTACAATGCAAGCAAGATATGAATTAAAGGCAAAAGAGGTTTTTAAAATCAATTTACCTTATGCTATAAAGATGTATTTCATTTGTGTTATAATGCTTTTCGCTTTATCAAATTACTTAGGACTTTAA
- a CDS encoding ketopantoate reductase family protein, which yields MNIVVIGAGGIGAFYGMILHNIGCNVKFVARGENLKYLKNNKIKLTHPNYVIEDKIETLSIEELIKENPKRVDAIFIATKSMSTENISKSLASWIKDAKKIPYYISLQNGVENEDIMSKYYPKEYVIGGLTRLIAAHTMSLGIIDSTGEVQTLLGAISPNNQNQKFLEQLKLLLDKTSTKTILCEDIKLELWNKLIINNGVNAICALLQEYSGILIRDEKVSKLIYGLMSEAALASNAIGVNLTQEDANKMFELMTNFESIKPSMWVDTENNRDLELDEICGAVIRNCEKQGLDAPYTRSVSTILEFLYNKKRSK from the coding sequence ATGAATATAGTTGTGATAGGTGCTGGTGGAATAGGGGCTTTTTATGGAATGATTCTTCATAATATTGGCTGCAATGTTAAATTTGTAGCAAGAGGTGAAAATCTAAAATATTTAAAAAATAATAAAATTAAACTAACTCATCCTAACTATGTCATCGAAGATAAAATAGAGACTCTAAGTATTGAAGAGTTAATAAAAGAGAATCCCAAAAGAGTTGATGCAATTTTTATTGCAACAAAATCTATGAGTACTGAAAACATCTCTAAATCTTTAGCTTCTTGGATAAAGGATGCTAAAAAAATACCATATTATATCTCTTTGCAAAATGGTGTAGAAAATGAAGATATTATGTCTAAATATTATCCTAAAGAGTATGTAATAGGAGGACTTACAAGACTTATTGCTGCTCATACAATGTCTTTGGGTATCATTGATTCAACAGGGGAAGTTCAAACTTTACTTGGTGCTATATCTCCAAATAATCAAAATCAAAAGTTTTTAGAGCAGTTAAAACTTTTATTAGATAAAACATCCACTAAAACTATACTTTGTGAAGATATTAAATTAGAGCTTTGGAATAAGCTTATAATAAACAATGGAGTAAATGCAATTTGTGCATTACTTCAAGAGTATTCAGGTATTTTAATTAGAGATGAAAAGGTATCAAAGCTTATTTATGGTCTTATGAGTGAAGCTGCCCTTGCTTCAAATGCAATTGGTGTTAATCTAACCCAAGAAGATGCAAACAAAATGTTTGAATTAATGACAAATTTTGAATCAATAAAACCTTCAATGTGGGTTGATACAGAAAATAATAGAGATTTAGAATTAGATGAAATTTGTGGGGCAGTTATTAGAAATTGTGAAAAACAAGGTTTAGATGCTCCTTATACAAGAAGTGTATCAACTATTTTAGAATTTTTATACAATAAAAAAAGAAGTAAGTAG
- the maf gene encoding septum formation inhibitor Maf — MIRLGSNSPTRALILKNFKIDFIQNGGNFNEDTILTTNPKSFCYEATKGKFDELYKKYGIEEMPLLVSDSVVTSHGKLLRKAKDEADAKRMLELQSGSETSVITCMIYKSKKKECIDISITTYVFDKFDEKHMEEYIKSGECFGKAGAIMVEGFCKPYIKSVKGYESTAMGLCAEKLLQFIN, encoded by the coding sequence TTGATTAGACTAGGTTCGAATTCACCAACTAGAGCACTTATTTTAAAAAACTTCAAAATTGATTTTATCCAAAATGGTGGAAATTTTAATGAAGATACAATATTAACTACAAATCCTAAGTCTTTCTGTTATGAAGCTACAAAAGGAAAATTTGACGAACTATATAAAAAGTATGGAATTGAAGAAATGCCACTTCTTGTATCTGACTCTGTTGTAACATCACATGGCAAGCTACTTAGAAAAGCAAAAGATGAAGCAGATGCAAAAAGAATGTTAGAACTTCAAAGTGGAAGTGAAACATCAGTTATAACATGTATGATTTACAAATCAAAGAAAAAAGAGTGTATTGATATCTCTATCACAACTTATGTATTTGATAAATTTGATGAAAAACATATGGAAGAGTATATTAAGTCTGGTGAATGTTTTGGAAAAGCAGGAGCTATAATGGTTGAAGGTTTTTGTAAACCTTATATAAAAAGTGTAAAAGGTTATGAAAGTACAGCAATGGGCTTATGTGCTGAAAAACTATTACAGTTTATAAATTAA
- the dxs gene encoding 1-deoxy-D-xylulose-5-phosphate synthase: MEVQDKSLAELKQVCSDIRERIIDVVSRKGGHFSSTLGAVELTVAMHKVFDVKKDPFIYDVSHQCYAHKLLNGRWEEFETIRQYKGLSGFTKPKENEADYFVAGHSSTSISLAVGAAKAIQLKKENRVPVVMIGDGSMTAGMVYEALNELGDLKLPVVIILNDNEMSIAKPIGAISKYLSKILAGKYYQNFKGKVDSFIRNNMPEGTTYIAKRMEEAMKLITPGILFEEMGLDYIGPIDGHDLEEIIDTLEIARDMKKPVIVHARTVKGKGYKIAEGQHEHWHGVGPFNVEDGEFTKKAAAKSATAVFADALVELAEKHENVVGVTAAMPSGTGIDKLIEKFPQRFWDVAIAEQHAVTSMAAMAKEGFKPFITIYSTFLQRGFDQIIHDVCLMKLPVVFAIDRAGIVGNDGETHQGAFDISYLRFIPNMILCAPRDNETLNHSLEFAYEAKGPCAIRYPRGAFGEVDFPSSKFELGKAELLKEGTSKKLFIGYGAGVSRACQTEKLHEEDIAILDLRFVKPLDETLLKELSSKYDDWYVFSDSQKQGGVASAILEFLNKENLCVNLTSFEYEDEFIQHGDTKLVEEGLGLHPHQLVEKIK; encoded by the coding sequence ATGGAAGTACAAGATAAAAGTTTAGCGGAATTAAAGCAAGTATGCTCTGATATTAGAGAGCGTATTATTGATGTTGTATCACGAAAAGGTGGACACTTTTCATCAACTTTAGGTGCTGTTGAATTAACAGTAGCAATGCATAAAGTATTTGATGTAAAAAAGGACCCCTTTATTTATGATGTTTCACATCAGTGCTATGCCCATAAACTTTTAAATGGAAGATGGGAAGAGTTTGAAACTATTAGACAATATAAAGGTTTAAGTGGTTTTACTAAACCTAAAGAGAATGAAGCTGATTATTTTGTAGCAGGACATAGTTCAACTTCTATTTCTCTTGCCGTTGGTGCAGCAAAAGCTATTCAGCTAAAAAAAGAGAATAGAGTACCTGTTGTAATGATAGGTGATGGTTCTATGACTGCTGGGATGGTTTATGAAGCTTTAAATGAATTAGGCGATTTAAAACTTCCTGTTGTAATTATCTTAAATGATAATGAGATGTCAATTGCAAAACCAATTGGAGCTATCTCAAAATACCTTTCAAAAATTCTTGCTGGTAAATATTACCAAAATTTTAAAGGGAAAGTAGACTCTTTTATTAGAAATAATATGCCAGAAGGAACAACTTATATTGCAAAAAGAATGGAAGAAGCAATGAAGTTAATTACTCCTGGAATTTTATTTGAAGAGATGGGTCTTGATTATATTGGTCCAATTGATGGACATGATTTAGAAGAGATTATTGATACTTTAGAGATTGCAAGAGATATGAAAAAACCAGTTATTGTTCATGCCAGAACAGTAAAAGGAAAAGGTTATAAAATAGCTGAAGGTCAACATGAACATTGGCATGGAGTAGGTCCATTTAATGTTGAAGATGGAGAGTTCACTAAAAAAGCAGCAGCTAAATCGGCGACAGCAGTTTTTGCAGATGCTTTAGTAGAATTAGCAGAAAAACATGAAAATGTTGTTGGTGTAACTGCTGCAATGCCAAGTGGAACAGGAATAGATAAACTTATTGAAAAGTTTCCACAAAGATTTTGGGATGTAGCAATTGCAGAACAACATGCAGTTACTTCTATGGCAGCTATGGCAAAAGAGGGTTTTAAACCTTTTATTACTATCTATTCTACTTTTTTACAAAGAGGTTTTGACCAAATTATTCATGATGTATGTTTAATGAAGCTTCCTGTTGTTTTCGCAATTGATAGAGCAGGAATTGTTGGAAATGATGGAGAAACACATCAAGGTGCCTTTGATATCTCATATTTAAGATTTATTCCAAATATGATTCTTTGTGCTCCAAGGGATAATGAGACATTAAATCACTCTTTAGAGTTTGCCTATGAAGCAAAAGGACCTTGTGCAATAAGATACCCAAGAGGAGCTTTTGGTGAAGTTGATTTCCCTTCAAGTAAGTTTGAACTAGGTAAAGCTGAACTACTAAAAGAAGGTACTTCTAAAAAACTATTTATTGGTTATGGAGCAGGAGTTTCAAGAGCCTGTCAAACTGAAAAATTACATGAAGAAGATATTGCAATTTTAGATTTAAGATTTGTAAAACCTTTAGATGAAACTTTATTAAAAGAATTATCATCTAAATATGATGATTGGTATGTTTTTTCTGATTCTCAAAAACAAGGTGGAGTTGCAAGTGCAATTTTGGAATTTCTAAATAAAGAAAATCTTTGTGTAAATCTTACTTCTTTTGAGTATGAAGATGAGTTTATTCAACACGGAGATACTAAGTTAGTAGAAGAAGGCTTAGGTCTTCATCCTCATCAGCTAGTAGAAAAGATTAAGTAG